The Magnetospirillum sp. genome includes a region encoding these proteins:
- a CDS encoding protein phosphatase CheZ: protein MSKIELSDDEYFAIEDALQNSSRGRAFLRARDARSRVVAVDEARRIAASFREWTIRQMGTVKETQSVEVLRAELQSMAAHIQAAKNEIASIHNKDPKAAISDNRINSATSELDQIVASTERATSDILNAAERIMEVAGHLPPEHAEAAQVLNDQATEIFTACSFQDITGQRISKVVNTLRYIDQRVNAMVEIWGLDNLPTATAKSDANADKRENAHLLNGPAMPGQGRTQDEIDALLEGASFDAPIPRAEPPPQAAKNPAPAPAAAPAPAPAPAPKPAAAPAAAPAGATASQADIDKLFD, encoded by the coding sequence ATGTCGAAAATCGAACTGTCGGACGACGAGTATTTCGCGATCGAAGACGCGCTGCAGAACAGCAGCCGCGGCCGCGCGTTCCTCCGTGCGCGCGACGCGCGGTCGCGCGTGGTGGCGGTCGACGAGGCGCGGCGCATCGCCGCTTCGTTCCGCGAATGGACGATCCGGCAAATGGGGACCGTCAAGGAAACGCAGAGCGTCGAAGTGCTGCGCGCCGAGCTGCAGAGCATGGCGGCCCATATCCAAGCCGCCAAAAACGAAATCGCGTCGATCCACAACAAGGATCCCAAGGCCGCGATCTCCGACAACCGCATCAACAGCGCCACGAGCGAGCTCGACCAGATCGTCGCCTCGACCGAGCGTGCGACCTCCGACATTCTGAATGCCGCCGAACGGATCATGGAAGTGGCCGGCCATCTGCCGCCGGAACATGCCGAAGCGGCCCAGGTGCTCAACGACCAGGCGACCGAAATCTTCACCGCCTGCTCGTTCCAGGATATCACCGGCCAGCGCATCTCGAAGGTCGTCAATACGCTGCGCTACATCGACCAACGCGTGAACGCGATGGTCGAGATCTGGGGCCTCGACAATCTGCCGACCGCCACCGCCAAGTCCGACGCCAATGCCGACAAGCGGGAAAACGCGCATCTGCTGAACGGCCCCGCGATGCCGGGCCAGGGCCGCACGCAAGACGAAATCGACGCGCTTCTCGAAGGTGCGAGCTTCGACGCTCCCATCCCGCGCGCCGAGCCGCCGCCGCAGGCAGCAAAAAACCCGGCGCCCGCACCGGCCGCGGCGCCTGCACCGGCCCCCGCACCGGCCCCAAAGCCTGCGGCAGCGCCGGCGGCAGCGCCCGCCGGGGCGACCGCCTCGCAGGCCGACATCGACAAGCTCTTCGATTGA
- a CDS encoding PAS domain-containing protein, protein MSDDGEMELAGGIAVLAAEPGRARAARLVWADSLFAQEFAGAEPGAPAFGDDVPADLVAAIDAISEGAVAHVACGPATMFAGRYEGTLRVVGLGAGRVLLALAVAAENEAQAAETRLAETLDAIPIAAALVAVADGTILWLNAPFRELLDGSEFDLMGTSIAAHFALPGDFKTLLAATGKFAASAPMPTPLKTLSGVMTPVAATAKRMPFRGQEAAMVCLSHGF, encoded by the coding sequence ATGTCGGACGACGGCGAAATGGAACTTGCAGGCGGGATCGCCGTATTGGCGGCAGAACCGGGGCGCGCGCGTGCGGCGCGTCTGGTCTGGGCCGACAGCCTGTTCGCGCAGGAATTTGCCGGCGCCGAACCGGGGGCCCCCGCCTTCGGCGACGATGTACCCGCTGATCTGGTTGCGGCGATCGACGCGATCAGCGAGGGGGCCGTCGCGCATGTGGCGTGCGGCCCCGCGACGATGTTTGCCGGCCGCTACGAAGGCACTTTGCGTGTCGTGGGGCTGGGGGCCGGGCGCGTGCTGCTCGCCCTTGCGGTCGCCGCCGAGAACGAAGCCCAGGCGGCCGAAACGCGTCTTGCCGAAACGCTCGACGCAATTCCGATCGCGGCGGCTTTGGTGGCCGTTGCCGATGGGACGATCCTGTGGCTCAACGCGCCGTTCCGCGAATTGCTCGATGGCAGCGAGTTCGATCTGATGGGAACGTCGATCGCGGCCCATTTCGCCTTGCCGGGTGATTTCAAAACGCTGCTTGCGGCAACCGGCAAATTCGCGGCGTCCGCACCGATGCCCACCCCGCTCAAAACGCTGTCGGGCGTGATGACGCCGGTGGCAGCCACGGCCAAGCGCATGCCTTTCCGCGGCCAGGAGGCCGCTATGGTCTGCCTGTCGCACGGATTTTGA